In Solanum lycopersicum chromosome 5, SLM_r2.1, the following are encoded in one genomic region:
- the LOC138348747 gene encoding uncharacterized protein — MGIELDPSSIKAIKELPPPKTKKELMSFIGRLNYISRFIAQSTVVCEPILKQLKKDTMTKWTEECKTTFDAIKNYLSYQPVLVPLQNGSPLLLYFSISDNAFGCVLEGEKAQALADQLMENPVDEEYESLKTYLPDEEVSFVGEDIYEAYPGWRLFFDGVANHQGKACIIGLKMAIDMNVHELLVIGDSDLLIHQVQDTDYIDALDIEIKEQPIYYSHVEAEPNGLPWYFDIKKYLESGSYPENETFNQKKSIRRIAINFFLSVEMLYRRTPDLGILKYINVVVAAKIINKYIFEFFLEAWISLVQKPAASNRYKFILVAIYYLFKRVEIASYNSVTKKVVANFVCNNLIYRFRVPDFIITNSGANLNSHLMRDICEQFKINHENSTVYRPQMNGDVEAANKNIKNILRKMIDNHREAVIPAEVKILSLSIIQEAELSNAEWVSKRIDQLTYIDEKRMAAIFMVNYIDRE; from the exons ATGGGTATTGAGCTTGATCCTTCTAGTATAAAGGCAATTAAAGAGTTACCTCCTCCCAAGACTAAGAAGGAACTGATGAGTTTCATAGGGAGGTTGAACTACATCAGTCGATTCATAGCTCAATCAACTGTGGTGTGTGAGCCAATCTTGAAGCAGTTGAAGAAAGATACTATGACAAAGTGGACCGAAGAATGTAAGACTACTTTCGACGCCATCAAGAATTATTTGTCTTATCAACCAGTGTTGGTTCCTCTGCAAAATGGGAGTCCTTTATTGCTATATTTTTCCATCTCAGATAATGCATTTGGATGTGTACTTG AAGGTGAAAAAGCACAAGCCTTGGCCGATCAACTTATGGAAAATCCtgttgatgaagagtatgaatCATTAAAGACTTATTTACCGGATGAAGAGGTATCGTTTGTTGGTGAAGATATTTATGAAGCATATCCGGGTTGGAGGTTATTCTTTGATGGAGTGGCAAATCACCAAGGAAAAG CTTGTATCATCGGTTTGAAAATGGCCATTGACATGAATGTCCATGAGTTgctggttattggagattccGACTTGttgattcatcaggttcaag ATACTGATTATATTGATGCTCTGGATATAGAGATAAAAGAGCAgccaatttattattcacatgtTGAAGCAGAACCAAATGGTTTGCCATGGTATTTTGATATCAAGAAGTATTTAGAGTCTGGGAGTTATCCTGAGAATGAGACATTTAACCAAAAGAAGTCGATACGCCGTATAGCCATAAACTTCTTTCTAAGTGTAGAAATGCTttataggaggactccagatttaGGTATTCTCAAATATATCAATGTTGTTGTAGCTGCGAAGATTATTAACAAATAcatatttgagtttttt cttgaGGCATGGATATCATTGGTCCAAAAGCCAGCCGCCTCTAACAGATACaaattcattttggttgccatttACTATTTGTTTAAGCGAGTGGAAATAGCTTCTTACAAttcggtaaccaagaaagttgtaGCTAATTTTGTTTGTAATAATCTAATATACAGGTTTAGAGTACCAGATTTCATCATTACTAATAgtggtgcaaatctcaacagtcactTGATGAGAGATATATGTGAGCAGTTTAAGATTAATCATGAAAACTCAACCGTCTATCGTCCTCAGATGAATGGAGATGTAGAGGCCGCcaataagaacatcaagaatattttgaggaaaatgattgacaatcaCCGAG AAGCAGTCATACCTGCTGAAGTTAAAATATTGTCTTTGAgtatcatccaagaagctgaatTAAGTAATGCGGAGTGGGTCAGCAAGCGGATTGATCAGTTGACATATATTGATGAGAAGAGGATGGCTGCCATTTTCATGGTCAACTATATCGACAGAGAATGA
- the LOC138348748 gene encoding uncharacterized protein, producing MDTRRYNGKRRGGATGGGNQNIPQTPVEGVAMLVNPARLIDAKDVQIEYPPVCSMANKLRDFTRMNPPIFTGSKKAKLASYQLKDVAQTWCKMWQDSHVLGGVPVTWKIFKTTFLERFFLREMREAKVEEFINLKQGSITVDGSCLTGRGQPQEVFVMLGGLGLKIRGVQHLEESDLSPRGEMEVRCIVLRRTVLSVVELTIESADRALMPASVVVKVYTWSKTIHRTKEKSVYVVTCMLQVFSTSVYALLDSGSTFSFVTPMLALTFEILPEVLHDPIVVSMPLGESVRTDRVYKDFPIVVCDRTMRADMVELPLHDFDVILGMDWILSYYVILDYHSRVCVPEDFPGVPPLREIDFGIALEPDTKPISIPPYRMAPAELIELKLRLKDLTYKGFMHPSISPWGAPVLFVKKKDGTIRMCIDYRQLNKVTIKNKYPLPRKDELFDQLQGSSFFSKIDLRSGYHHIRVRDGDIPKIAFCTRYGHYEFLVMSFVTFLGHVVSNEGGEVDLRKTEAFMNWPKPLTHTNIRSFLGLEGKANVVADALSKMSMGSTTHVEDEKKEFAKEVMAYLDTRIGCVFKMWMICVPGLWQRPMVQDIPYIQVKAEHLKTCGLTQIIEVPTWKWKAFNMDFMVGLPSTRRHHDSIWVIIERLTKSAHFIPMKSTYIAENYVRHYIDEIVRWHGIPLSIISDRGAQFTSHFWRSFQKILGMQTNLSTSFHPQTDGQAERTI from the exons ATGGACACTAGGAGATATAATGGTAAAAGGAGAGGAGGAGCAACTGGTGGGGGTAATCAGAATATACCCCAGACTCCAGTTGAAGGAGTCGCCATGCTAGTTAACCCAGCTCGATTGATTGATGCTAAG GATGTTCAAATTGAGTACCCACCGGTTTGCAGCATGGCTAACAAGTtgcgagacttcacgaggatgaaccctcctataTTCACAGGTTCTAAGAAGGCTAAGCTGGCTTCCTAtcagctcaaggatgttgcacagacttggtgcaagatgtggcaagaTAGCCATGTTTTGGGTGGAGTGCCAGTCACTTGGAAGATTTTTAAGACAACATTTCTGGAGAGGTTCTTCCTCAGAGAGATGAGGGaagccaaggttgaggagttcatcaaccttaaacaagGCTCTATAACG GTTGATGGTTCATGTCTAACAGGTAGAGGACAGCCTCAAGAAGTGTTCGTGATGttaggaggcctaggcctcaagatcag AGGAGTACAGCACCTAGAGGAGTCAGACCTTAGCCCAAGAGGGgaaatggaggtgagatgcatTGTCTTAAGAAGAACTGTGCTAAGTGTAGTCGAGCTCACAATAGAGAGTGcagacagggcactaatgcctgctTCGGTTGTTGTAAAAGTATACACATGGTCAAAGACTATCCACAGAACAAAG gagaagtccgtTTATGTGGTCACATGTATGCTTCAAGTATTCTCgacttctgtttatgctttacttgattcAGGGTCTACATTTTCCTTTGTGACTCCTATGCTTGCTCTTACTTTTGAAATACTACCTGAAGTCCTACATGATCCTATAGTTGTTAGTATGCCTTTAGGAGAAAGTGTAAGaactgatagagtatacaaggattTCCCAATAGTTGTATGTGATAGGACTATGCGTGCGGACATGGTTGAACTACCtttgcatgattttgatgttattcttggcatggactggATTCTTAGTTATTATGTTATCTTGGACTATCATAGTAGAGT ATGTGTTCCTGAAGATTTTCCTGGAGTTCCTCCccttcgagagattgactttggtatcgccttagaacccgatactaaaccgatctcaattcctccttatagaatggctccagcagaactGATAGAGTTGAAGCTGcggttaaaagatctcacttaTAAGGGTTTCATGCACCCGAGCATatcaccttggggcgctccagtgttgtttgtaaagaagaaagatgggaccattagaatgtgtatagattatCGACAACTCAACAAAGTTactatcaagaacaagtatccacttcccagaaaAGATGAattgtttgaccaactccaagggtctagtttcttttcgaaaattgatcttcgttcagggtaccATCATATTAGGGTCAGGGatggagatatcccaaagaTTGCCTTTTGTACCCgctatggtcactatgagtttctagtcatgtcatttg tgaccttcctgggtcatgttgtgtccaaTGAAGGTGGAGAGGTGGACCTCAGGAAGACTGAAGCTTTTATGAACTGGCCAAAGCCCCTTACTCACACTAACATCCGTAGCTTTCTGGGATTGGAAG gtaaggctaatgttgtggctgatgctttgagcaaGATGAGCATGGGGAGTACAACCCATGTTGAGGACGAGAAGAAAGAGTTCGCAAAAGAG GTGATGGCATACTTAGATACCAGGATAGGCTGTGTGTTcaagatgtggatgatttgcgtACCTGGATTGTggcagaggcccatggttcaagatattccatacatccag gttaaggcagagcatCTTAAGACTTGTGGTCtgactcagattattgaggttccgacttggaaGTGGAAGGCttttaatatggacttcatggttggtcttccaagcaCTAGGAGGCACCATGACTCAATATGGGTAATTATTGAaagattgactaagtctgctcactttatcCCTATGAAGTCTACCTACATAGCCGAGAACTATGTGAGACAttatattgatgagattgtaaggtggcatgggattcctttgtctatcatttcagatagaggagctcaatttacttCACATTTCTGGAGATCTTTCCAGAAAATCTTGGGTATGCAGACGAATCTTAGTActtcctttcatcctcagactgatgggcaggcagaACGCACCATttag